The following is a genomic window from Gemmatimonadota bacterium.
GGATTGCCCACGCACTCGAGGAGTGGATTCACGGCCTCCGCCGCGCCGATCCTGCTCAGAGATTGTACAGCCTCCCGGCGCACGTTGCGGTCGCTGTCCTCCAGCAACGCGATCAGTTCGTCCACGGCCAGGTGGCTGCCCGTTTCACCCAGTTCACGGGCGGCCCGGGCCCGGACCGAGGGATTGCTCGATTTACCCATGCGCACGAGGTGCCACAGGGTCGCGATGGGGTTCCCCTTGCGCACGCGGTTGATCACGTCCCGGGAAGATACCTGCGAATCGGAGGTCACGCGGGCCAGCAGGCCCATGTAGGCGATGCGCAGCGCCCCGTTGGAAAGGAAGAGGTACTGCAGTCCCGCAAAAGTGTAGCCGAAGAAGGAGACGGCGGGAATGGACGTACACAGATCGGCGGCAATGCCGCCCAGTACGGCGCCACACGCCGCACACCCTCTCGATACCGCGGAGTAGCAACCGAGGAACGCGGAGCGGTTGACCGCCGGGGCCGTCTTGACGATGAGATTGAACCGGGCGGTACCCCAACCCGCGCTCATGCTGCCCCCCCAGACCTGCACCAGCGGCACCATGATCCAGTAGTTTTCCAGGGTCACGAACCCCCATCCCAGTGGAAACACGGCCAATCCCACGGCGGTAAGCGACATGACGGGCTTGTATCCGTACTTGTCCGCCAGATAACCCCAGAAGGGATTCATGATGATCGTGGCGATGGTCTGTATAGCCGAGTAGATCGCGATCTGGGCGTAGGAGACCTCCAACGTCCGCAACATGTAGACCGTGAAGAAAGGCGCGGCGATCTGGGCGATGAGGAGCCGTCCCGATACCAGGAACATCAGTCTGCGAAAGGGTCCGTGCCGGAAGGGCAGGCTAAGCAACTGGTTCGAAGGGACGTGTTCTCCCTGGCGCTTCTGCGGTTCGGGAATGCGGGACCAGGCCAAGACCCCGAAGCCGGAGAAAACCACGGCCGTGATGAACAGTGTAGTGAAGCCTTCCTGCTCGTCTCCCACGGCGTACGTACTCAGGAAGAATCCCGCGCAGACCGACGTGATCAGTCCGGCGGACGCCGTCAGACTGCGCTGCCGGGCGACGAAGCGGCCGCGCATCTCGTCGGGAACCAGGTCGGTCAGCCAGGACTGGCGCGCCGGGGAAACCAGGGACATGGCGGCCTTCGACAGGGCGATGCAGCCCATGAGCGCAAGCACCTGGTATACCTCGAAGAAGAGAAAGGGGATGAAGGCGATGGGCAGCCAGAGCGACGAACTGACGGCATTGGCGGACAGGCACAGCGTCTTGCGCCGTTGCAGACGCTCGATCAGCAGTGGGGAGAAGGCTTGAAGCAACTGGCTGATGGAAATGGACGCGGAAATAAAACCGATCATGGCGCTGGATGCACCGAGATGCAACGCGTAACCCGTGGTGTAGACGCCCGTAGTAATCGCCGAATGCACTGACTCGAGCATGCCGTTCACGTTCCACATGCGCATCCCGCGCGCCGTCTGCAGCCGGGTGAGTTTCCTATCCTGTTGCATGATTCGGTTTCCCATTCCGTGCCAGCATCCAGCTGACCGCCGTGCCGACTCCCAGGTTCACGGCCAGGGCCACGGGACTGATCCACATGAAGCTGACCGGGTCGTTCCCGTCGGGCAACATGCCGAAGAGCGGACCGGAAAAGGCGATCAGCGAGGCGGTGAGGACGCCGCACACGGCGCCCGCGACGACGCCTGCGGGGCGGGCGAAGGGCACGAACAGCGCGAAGAAGAACAGGGCGAATATGGGCGTGGTCAGCAGGTTCGAGGTCTTGTTGGTCACCGCCGTGATGTTGCCGGGCACCAGTTCCATCAGCGAACTCGCGCCCACGGCGATGGCGCCGATGACGAAGGCGAGCGTTTTCGCCGTACGCGTCAGCTGGATCTCGGTTGCCGGCGACTTCCTGAACCGGTCGATGAAATCTGTCGAGACCACGGCCGTAATTGCATTCACACCCGAGTCCAGGCTGGACATGGCGGCCGCGAACATGGCGGCGACCACGAACCCGGATACGCCGGGCGGCAGGTAGTAGGCGATGTAGTGGGGGAACACATGGTCGGCCTGTCCGTCCAGGTCGGCGCCGGCGGGCAGCAGGCCGGGCTGGTCCTGGAAGAAGCCGAGAAGGGCGAAACCCGCGACCCACAGGGTGATCCCGATGCAGAGCCCCACCAGTTGCTGGGTCAGGTAGGACCGCCGGGCCGCGCGGGCGTCGGTGGTTGCCATGAAGCGCTGCACCACGGTCTGGTCGCCTCCGGCCGTGGCGATCGCCCATGTCATGGACGCCAACATGGACCCGATCACGGTCAGGCGCACGGACGGGTCCAGGCTGAAGACGGGCTGGGCGTCCCAATGGGACTGCCAGGAGCTCGGAACCCAGCCGAATCCGTCGAAATGCAGGGTAACCGTGACGATCACCAGGATGGCGCCGCCGAGCATGAGCAGGGTCTGGAGCGTGTCGGTGATCACGACGGCCCGCAGCCCGCCCAGCGAGGTGTAGATGACCGCGACGAGCCCGGTTACCAGGGTGATGACAGGGATCCAGTCATCACCCACGCCCAGCATGACGGTCATGGCCTTGGCGGAAAGGTAAATGAGCAGGGCCATCCAGACCAGCCGGAGCAGGATGAACATCACCGCGCCCAGCAGCCGGATGCCCACGCCGAGGCGGTCCTCCAGCAGTTCATAGGCGCTCGTCACGCGCGTTCGCATGTAAACGGGAATCAGCCCGTAGCCCACCACCACGAAGATGATCGGTATCGTCAGGTAGTTGAGCATCCAGACGGGGCCCTTGCCGATGGCCTCGCCCGGAATGGACAGGTAGGAGATGGTACTGAGCAGCGTGGCGAACAGCGAGAAGCCGATCAGCGTCGGCGGCATGCGGCCCCCGCCGGTGAAATACTCGCTGATGGTGCTTTGCCTGCGGCTGTAGTAATAGCCCAGCGATATCGTCGCCAGGGCGTATCCGATGATGATGGCCCAGTCGACGGGTGTCAGTCCGCCGGGAGTCATGGATCCTCGCTTCCAATGCGTAGTGTATACATTGTATCTACAGAACGACGAACCTACAAGATGACGAACCTACAGGTCGACCGGTAGCACGTACATCTAGGGCACGGCAGCGACCCGGACGAAGTCCGTGTGACCGGGTCCCGCCGACGGCGATCCGCCGACGATGACGATGTGATCTCCCCGGCCGAGGCCGCCGGCCTCCCGGGCCGCGTCGAGCGACGTGCGGATCATCCCGTCCGTCGTGTCGAACTCGGCGCACAGCACCGGCTTGACACCCCAGACGAGGGCGAGGCGGCGAACGGTCGCCACTTCCGGGCTGACGGCAATGATCGGCACGCTGATCCGGTGTCGCGCGGCCACCCGGGCGGTGTGACCCGACCGCGTGCAGCAGACGATGGCCTTTGCACCTGATTCCAGCGCGAGTACGCAGGATGCATGGCTGATCGCCTCTGAAACATCGGGAATCTCCCGACGCTCCGGATATCCATGCGCTGTTCGCTGGAACAACCTGGCTTCGGCCTGTTCCGCGATGGACGCCAACGCACGTACGGCCTCCACAGGGTAGGCGCCGGTGGCGCTTTCCTCGGAAAGCATCACCGCGTCCGACCCGTCGAGGACCGCGTTGGCCACGTCGGCGGCCTCCGCCCGCGTGGGCCGTGGATTATCGACCATGGACCGCAGCATCTGCGTGGCCGTGACGACCGGCCGTGCGGTATGCAGGGCCTTGGCGATGATGTCCTTCTGCACGAGCGGGACATCCTCGAAGGGGATTTCCACACCCAGGTCTCCCCGTGCGACCATGAGCGCATCCACGGCCGGGAGGATTTCGTCGAGCGCGTCCACGGCCTCCGGTTTTTCGATCTTCGCCATCAGGGGCAGGCTCGACCCCCGATCGTCCAGCAGCTTACGTGCACGCAGCACGTCATCCCGGTTACGGACAAAAGAAAGCGCGGCCATTTCCACGCCCATGTCGAGCCCTTCCAGCAATAGCTCCCGGTCCTTTTCCGTGAAAGCGTTGATACCCTTTGCCCCACGCGGTACCGTGATGCCCTTGTGATCGGAGAGCGAACCGCCGAGGAGTACCTTGCACCGAATTTCGGGCGGTTCCACGGCCTCGATACGCAGTTCGACCAGGCCGTCGGCCAGCAGCAGGCGCTGACCCGGCTGAACCTCATCCGGAAGGCCTGCGTAGTTCACCGACACCCTGGCCCGGCTGCCGGGCACCGGTTCCGTAGTCAGGGTGAAATCATCGCCCGCACCGAGGTGAACGGGACCGTGCTGAAACGTGCCGATGCGGATCTTCGGACCGGGCAGGTCCTGGAGGATCGCGACGGGCTTGCCGAGGTCGTCCGCGGCGGATCGGATGCGCTGGATGCTGCGCCTGTGGCCGTCCGGGGTGCCATGGGAGAAATTGAGACGGAAGACGTCTACGCCGGCCTCGAGTACCTGGCGGATCATCTCGGGAGAACGGATGGCGGGACCCATGGTGCAAACGATTTTCGTACGTCGCATCGGTCCGTCCTTTCGCAGGCCGTGGGGCCGGCCGGCGCGGGAGCGGGGCCCGGTCCCGGTTCGGAGGATGGGACGGGACGGACCTCGCGCCACCGGAGCCACCGAAGCTTACTTCAACACGCCGATGCGGGCGACGTGCTCACCGAGCTTGAGTTCGCCGGAGTGGACATCTCCGGGTACGGGCTCGTCACGAAGCACCGTCGACAGCGTTTCCGTCCTGATGTAGTCGGCGTGGGTATCGATGGCCTCGGCCAGGTCGCCTTCCGCTTCGTAGAATAGCGTGATCCGGTCATCCACGTTGAAATCGGCTTCCTTACGGAGATTCTGCACGTGGCGGACGAAATCGCGCATCAGTCCCTCGAGCAGGAGATCTCGGGTCACCGTGGTGTCGATGGCGACCGTCCATCCGAAGTCCGAAGTCACGGACAGTCCTTCCGCATCCACCCGTTCGACTTCGAGCTCATCGGGCGACAGATCGACCCGTTCACCGTCCACCTCGAGCGTAAGGACCTCGCCGCCCGCGACGAAGGCGCCGGTCTCGTCGCCGTCCAATGCCTCGAGTGCCTCCCGAACGTCATTGAGCCGCTTGCCGAACCGGGGACCCCACTTCGAAAAGACCGGCTTGACCGCGTATCCGCGAAACGCATCGTCGCTGTCCACCAGGTCGAGCTCCTTCACGTTCAGTTCTTCCAGCACCTGTGCGCGCAGCCGATCGATGGTTTTGCCCTGCCGGGCGGTCGCGGGTTTCACCAGCATCCGGAACGCCGGCTGGCGGACCTTCATCCGGGCATCGTTGCGTGCGGAACGGCCCAGTTCGATCACCTGCATCAGGTCATCCATGTCGTCCATGAGATCCTGGTCGATCAGTTCGCCGGACGCCTCCGGGTATGGGCAGAGATGGACGCTTTCCGGCGCCGATGGTTCGACGGGCGGGACCAGGCTCCGGTAGAGTTCCTCGGCGGAGAAAGGAAGTATGGGCGCGATCAGCCTGCTCATCGTCACCAGCACTTCGTAGAGCGTCTGGATGGCCGACTGCTTGTCCGCGTCATCGCCGCTCTTCCAGAAGCGGCGCCGGCTCCGGCGGACGTACCAGGTGGAGAGCACGTCGATGAACCGTTCCGTTTCGCGGACCACCGCCGCCGAATCGAAATGGTCCATCCGGTCGTTGCAATGGCGGATCAGCTGATGAAGCCGCGAAAGCACCCAACGGTCGAGTTCGCTGCGGTCCGTTGCGGGGGCGGAAGCGGAAATCGGCGGGCAGTCCGGCAGGTTGGCGTAGGTCACGAAGAATGCGTAGACGTTCCACAGCCGCAGCATCTTCCGGGTCACTTCCTCGGCGGGTCCGTAGCCGAAACGAAAGACCATGTTCAGAGGCGCGCCGGCGTACTGCCACCGCATCACGTCGGCGCCCATGCGGGCCGTGGCGTCCTCCACGGCGATGGCGTTGTCGCCGCTCTTGCTGAAGGGCTCGCCGTTTTCGTCCCTCATCTCTTCATAGGTAAGCACGGCCTTGAACGGCGACCGGTCGTAGAGGGTCACCGACATGAACAACTGGGAATAGAACCAAAGCCTGATCTGTTCCCGCATTTCCGTGATCCAGTCCGCGGGAGACCACGCTTCCCAGGTGGAATCGGGACCGGGCGAGGCAACACCCGCCTTGTCTCTTTCGGCTTCCGGTCCGCGTTCCGACCGGATCGTGCCTTCGATCCCGCGGTGTTCCGGCAGGTAATTCAGCGTCGAAAAGGGTACGATCCCGGCATCGAGCCAGCAGTCGCCCACTTCGGTCACCCGGCGGGCGGCCTCGCCGCACCGCTCGCAGGTGATTTCGATTTCGTCGATCCACGGACGGTGGAGTTCCGGCAGATCGTCGACGAACGTGGGATTCACTGCCCGTTCGCGCAGTTCGGCCGTGCTGCCTATGACATTGATGTGGCCGCAGTTCCCGCAACAGTAAAAAGGCAGAGGCAGCCCCCAGAAACGGCGGCGGGAAATGCACCAGTCGCCCATGTTGTCCAGCCAGTCCTGCATCAGAAGGCCGCTGTACTCGGGTACCCATTGGACCGTGGCGGCGGCCCGCTTCATCGGCGCCCTGATCTCGTCCGCGGAAATAAACCATTCATCGGCCAGGCGAAAGACCAGGGGGGTCTTGCACCGCCAGCAGAAGGGATACCGGTGCGTATAGTCTTCCCAGCGGAACAGCACGCCCCTGGACTCCAGCTCGCGCCGGACGCCCTCGGCCGAATCCCGTACATGGGTGGCGGCGAGCGGACCGATATCGTCTGTAAAATAGCCGTTCTCGTCGATCGGCACGATGATGTCCAGGCCCAGTTCCTGCCCGAGCTGATAGTCCTCGGCGCCGCAACCCGGCGCGATATGGACGATCCCCGTGCCTTCCTCGTCCGAGACCATATCCCACGGGACGGTGGCGCGGTTGACCTCCCGCTGCGCGGGAAGATCCTCCAACGGACCGTGGAACGGCAGGCCGACCAGGTCCTCTCCCTTCACCGTCTCGACGACTTCGGCTTCCGCCGGCAATACCGTCTCGACCAGCGATTTCATCAGGTAGTAGTGTGCGCCGTCCAGGACCACCTTCGCGTAATCGGCTTCCGGGTGCAGCGCCAGGGCCGTATTGGCGGTCAGGGTCCACGGCGTGGTGGTCCAGACCAGGAAGTACTCGTCTTCACGGTCGCCGACGCGGCAGCGGAAGAAACAGGAGGGATCGGTCTGCTCCTGGTAGGAATCCACCAGTTCGTGCTGGCTCAGGCTGGTGCCGCACCGCCAGCACCAGGGCATGGACCGGTGGCCCCTGTGCAGCCATTTCCGGTCGTCGCAGGCCTTGAGAAAGTGCCAGATATGTTCGATGTTGTTATCGTCCAGCGTGAAGTAGGACGCCGGATGGCCGTCTTCATGGTACCACTGCATCCAGTGGCCCATGCGGATGGACTGCCGCGTGATCCGCTCCGCGTACTCGTCCACCCTCGCGCGGCACGCCTGGGAAAACTCCGCCAGGCCGTAGGTTTCTATATCCCGCTTCGAATCGAATCCCAACGCCCGTTCGACCTCGACTTCCACCCAGAGCCCCTGGCAGTCGAAACCGTTCTGCCACCGCTGGTTGAACCCCTTCATGGCCTTGTACCGGCAGTACATGTCCTTGTACGTCCGGCCCCAGGCATGGTGGACGCCCATGGCGTTGTTGGCGGTAATCGGACCGTCGATGAAGGACCACGTGGGACGGTCCGCCAATTGCGCGCGCAACTTGTCGAATATCCGATGCTCCGCCCACCATGCGAGGATGCGCTCCTCCATGGCGGGGTATTCTATCTTTCCTTCAAAGGGTTTGAACAACTGGCCAGACACAGGTAAGTCGTTGCTCCACGGGTTTTATGGTCTACGACGCGTTCTGCTGTTTTTACAGACACCACGCGTTCGGGATTCGCCGCCTGAAGGGCATATCTGACGATCCGGAATGCCGGTCTGAAAATAGGCCGTAAGGGGGTGTTGCACAAGGTAATTCTGGCTGGCGGCACGGTGGTCGGCCGGGCTGGCGGCACGGTGGACGGTCGGGCTTGCGGCAGCGCTGGACGGCCGGGTTGGCCGAAGGACGGACGACCACGATCACCGGGTGGTGATTTCAGTCCTTGCCGTCCATAATCGGGAACCGGTTCAGTTCGTCCCTGCGCGCACGCCAGTCGGGAAGGTGCCGGTCGAGGATGCCCCAGAAGCGGCGGTTGTGTGAGGGCTCGATCAAGTGGGCCATTTCGTGGACGATCACGTACTCGAGGCATCGCATCGGCTTCTTGGCCAACTCCAGGCTAAGCCAGATCCTGCCGTTTCGGACACTGCAGCTACCCCAGCGGGTTTTCATCCTGCGGATCCGCCATTCCTTCACCGTCACGCCCATGAACGGTTCCCACACCGCGATCAGGCGCGGGATACTCGCCTTCAGCCGTTCACGGTACCACCCTTCGAGCAGGTCGGCCCGTTCGTCCCGGCCGGTTCCCGGACGAACCCGCATTTCCAGCGTCGAATCACCCAGGAGACCGATGTGCGGCTTCCCCTCATGGGTGGTGACGTTCAACACGCGGGCAATCCCCTCCACGTAATGGCGCTCGCCCGATACCCAGGTCCGGGCGGATTCCCGCACCCGTTGGCGTTGCCTGGCCTGCTGCCGCCGGACCCAGGGGATACGTCGCTCCACGGCCTGGCGGATTGAATCATCGCCGATGCGAAGCGGCGCGGAGACTCTCAGGCGTCCGTCGGGCGGCATCACCCTGAGGTACAGGTGCCTGATCCGCTTCCGGTGGACTTCCACCTCGATATCGTCCACACGCAAATAAGAAACCTTTGATGCCTTTGTCGCGGCGATAGGTTGCTCGCTTTCAAATGATGGCCGGCCCCCGCGGACGGGTCCTGACGAATTGGACCCGCCGTGCACGCCCACAATCTCCTGACGATTCCGCAATATAGGACGTTAGGCGGACCGGCAAAAGGAGAACAAGGCGTTCTCCCAGGCCGACTAACCGATTTGACTTTGATCATGTCAACCCGTTACTTTCCAGACTCACGAAGTAACCTCCGGAGTCTGCATCCTAACGAGCCGTTAGCCAGGGAAGGGACGCGATTTGAGCCGCGACAAGCCCAATATCCTGTTCTTCTTTACCGATGACCAGCGCTTTGATACGATACGCGCGCTGGGGAATCCCCTTGTTCACACGCCCGTCATGGACCGGCTGGTCGCCCGGGGCGTGACGTTTACGCACGCCCATATCCCCGGGGGTACATCGGCCGCCATCTGCATGCCCAGCCGGGCCATGCTGCACACCGGCCGCACCCTCTTCCGTCTCGACGGCGCCGGCGCGGACATTCCGCCAGCGCACACGCTGATGGGGGAATACCTGCGGTCCCAGGGTTACCGTACCTGGGGCACGGGCAAGTGGCACAACGGCGTCCCGTCCTACGCCCGCAGTTTTTCGGACGGCGCGGAGATCTTCTTCGGGGGCATGGACGACCACTGGAACGTACCGGTGTTCGACTACGATCCGGAGGGGAGGTACGAAGGCACGCTGCCCCAGTGTCCGGATGCCTTCCGCTCGAACGAAGTGAATATCCGCAAAGGGGATCACGTGCACGCCGGGCGGCACTCCAGCGAGATCTTCGCGGACTGTGCCGCCGAATGGCTGAAGGGGTATGATTCCGAAGATCCCTTCTTCATGTACGTCTCGTTCATGGCGCCCCACGACCCCAGGACGATGCCCCGGAAGTTCCTGGACCTGTATGATCCCGAGGCCATCCCGCTGCCACGGAACTTCATGGGCGGCCATCCCTTCGACAACGGCGACCTGAAAGTGCGCGACGAAGTCCTGGAGACGTTTCCCCGGGATCCCGCGCGCGTGCGGCGCCATATTGCTGAATATTACGCGATGATCTCCCACCTCGATGCGCAGATGGGACGGGTCATGCAGGCGTTGGAAGACCGCGGCATGGCGGACGACACCATTGTCATCTTCGCCGGGGACAACGGCCTGGCGATCGGCCAGCACGGGCTGTTTGGAAAGCAGAACCTCTACGAGCACAGCATACGCGTGCCCCTGGTCTTTGCCGGACCAGGCATCCCCCGCGGTGTCCGGCGCAGTGCTTACGCGTACCTGCTCGATATCTTTCCCACCCTGTGCGATCTGACGGGACTGGACACGCCCGGTTCCGTGGAAGGGGTGAGTCTGGCGCCGACGTTCGATGATCCCGGCGCACGCCCGAGGGACACGCTCTTCGCCGCCTACCGCCAGTGGCAGCGCATGGTGAAGGACGATCGATACAAACTGATCGAGTACGTGGTCGACGGACGCCGGACTACCCAGCTGTTCGACCTGAAACGCGACCCGCTGGAATGCCGCAATCTGGCCGGCGAAGCAGCTCATGCCGAGCGGCTTGCAGGACTTCGATCCAGGCTTTTCGACTGGCGGGATGATTGGGGGGACGCGGACAGCGAATGGGGCCGGGCATTCTGGACCGGGTACGACCCGTGAGGGTACGGCTCGTAAGGGCCTGCCACTTGATGAAGATCGGGCGACGACGTCTGAAAGTCCGAACGCGGCCGCCCGATCTGGTTCCACCCTTCCGGCCTTGCCTCTAAGATCGTCAGGCCGCGGCCACCCGGTTACCCGCGCTCCGGTACAGCGCTTGTCCCATGGCGCCCAGGCCGATGATGACCAGCAGCAGATTAATGACCCAGCCCACATAGGGCAGGCTGACGGCGATCAGGACCAGCACCAGGCCGGCGAGCAGGGGCAGCAGCAGTGAACGGACGCCCTCCTGTTTCGGCCGCAACAGCGCGTTGCCCAGGAAATGGGCCACGACGATCTTGGACACGTACAGGCTCAACGCCCAGACGGCGCCAACGACCAGTCCGGCCGGCAGTCCGATGAGTGTCACGGCGAGTACGACCGCCAGGATCGGCGTGGCCGTGGCCAGCACGAATCCGAGCCCCGCGGACGTTAGTATGCCGGTCAGATTGTCCAGCGGTACGCGCCGGAGCGCGGGAAGTGCCCAGAGCAGTAGCAGGCCCGACAGGAACGCCGTGACCAGCCACAGGACCGTCCACGCGATGGTCCAGACTGAGAGGATCCCGTCCTTTTCCTCCTCCTCCCGTCCCGGTTCGGGAACGTCCACGATGGTTTCGCCGGATATAGCCGCGGCGGAATCCACCTCCAGGTCCTCCACGTCGGGCAGTCCCACGTCGAGATTCCCGCCAATGACCGCGGAAGACTGAACAGTCGCGACCTGGCCGCGGAAGGTAACGTCCCGCTTCACGTCGCCCGATATCGTCAGCGTACTGGCGAACACCGTGGCGTTTCGACCGACCGAACCGCCTACGTTGACATCCTCCCCGAAGGCGAAGAGGTCTCCCGCGATCGTTGCGTCACGGCTGGAACGAAGCGACTGCGCGAAACCGTAGACGCTTTGACCGATCGAGTCTCCTATGCGGATGACCTGGCCGAACCCGGCGAATCCGCCGCCCGCCCGGCCATCCACCTCGATGGTCCTGCCGAACGAGTAGATGTCCCCAAGGACCGTTCCATTGATTTCGATCGACTGGGCGAAGGTAATCAGGTCTCCCGTCACCTCGCCGTCGATCCTGACGGTGCGGCCGAAGGCGACGAAGGTGTCGTCTACGATCTCGCCGGCATCCACCGAGATATCTCCTCTGGACCGTATTTCGATGGCTTCCGCGGGGCGGACGTGTCCCAGCATCAGCAGCAGCCCTCCGAGCACGACCAGCGTGCCGGCCGGCCTCCGCACCAGAAGATACAGTGAAGCCAGCAGCACGATGAACCCGATAGCCAGGCCTAACTCGCTAATCAGCGTAACCATGGTCGTACCTCCATTCTGGTAGTATTCGATGAAATAAGCACCGGTGCTGAACAGCATGGACAACTGACCGGAAACGTTCAGTGGATTCAGCCACTCTATACTCCATGGAAGTTCCAGTCCTATCACCCAGCCGATTCCCACCCGCATCAGTGCCGCGAGTCCGATGACCAGTCCCAGCAGCTTCATGGTGTGAATGGGCGAAGGCGCCGACACCTGTGCCGGTTGCGTTTCAACAAGAAAGGCCTCCGCGTTTCCCACGATTTCGAAGAGGGCGTCTCTTTCCCTGCGGAACGCATTTACAATGCCCTGGCAACGGGGACAGCTTTCCAGGTGAGCGGTGAACGCCCGTGCTTCGGAACCGGCCAGCTCGCCATCGGCGTAGGTCGAGCAGACGATTTCGGGTGGACACGCGTCCTGGTGCATCGATTCGTCGGTCATGGTCGGCATAATCCGGTCAACTCCTCTCGCAATCGTCTTCTGGCGCGGTAAATCAGCGTCGCCACCGTGTTCCGGTTCAGATTGAGGGCGTGGCTGATTTCGTCGTAAGTGAACTCGTTGTAGTAGGCCAATACGAGCGGCACGCGGTACCGGTCCGGGAGCGACTGTATCGCCGATCGCACCTGGTCACCTTTCTCCGCCCGCACCAGGATCTCCAGCGTATCCTCGGAAACCTTTGACGGGCCGACCTGTTCGGGATCGGCGGATTCATAGAAATTCACCTCGCGGTTCCGGCGACGCAACCGGTCGAGACAGTGGTTGGTCGCGGTCTTGAGCAGCCAGTTCAGGGGCGACTTCGACGCGTCCATGGTGGACCGGCTCCGGTATGCCCGGAGAAAGACCTCCTGGGCCGCGTCTTCGGCTTCGTACACGGAC
Proteins encoded in this region:
- a CDS encoding sulfatase-like hydrolase/transferase is translated as MSRDKPNILFFFTDDQRFDTIRALGNPLVHTPVMDRLVARGVTFTHAHIPGGTSAAICMPSRAMLHTGRTLFRLDGAGADIPPAHTLMGEYLRSQGYRTWGTGKWHNGVPSYARSFSDGAEIFFGGMDDHWNVPVFDYDPEGRYEGTLPQCPDAFRSNEVNIRKGDHVHAGRHSSEIFADCAAEWLKGYDSEDPFFMYVSFMAPHDPRTMPRKFLDLYDPEAIPLPRNFMGGHPFDNGDLKVRDEVLETFPRDPARVRRHIAEYYAMISHLDAQMGRVMQALEDRGMADDTIVIFAGDNGLAIGQHGLFGKQNLYEHSIRVPLVFAGPGIPRGVRRSAYAYLLDIFPTLCDLTGLDTPGSVEGVSLAPTFDDPGARPRDTLFAAYRQWQRMVKDDRYKLIEYVVDGRRTTQLFDLKRDPLECRNLAGEAAHAERLAGLRSRLFDWRDDWGDADSEWGRAFWTGYDP
- a CDS encoding SprT family zinc-dependent metalloprotease, encoding MDDIEVEVHRKRIRHLYLRVMPPDGRLRVSAPLRIGDDSIRQAVERRIPWVRRQQARQRQRVRESARTWVSGERHYVEGIARVLNVTTHEGKPHIGLLGDSTLEMRVRPGTGRDERADLLEGWYRERLKASIPRLIAVWEPFMGVTVKEWRIRRMKTRWGSCSVRNGRIWLSLELAKKPMRCLEYVIVHEMAHLIEPSHNRRFWGILDRHLPDWRARRDELNRFPIMDGKD
- a CDS encoding zf-HC2 domain-containing protein, which translates into the protein MPTMTDESMHQDACPPEIVCSTYADGELAGSEARAFTAHLESCPRCQGIVNAFRRERDALFEIVGNAEAFLVETQPAQVSAPSPIHTMKLLGLVIGLAALMRVGIGWVIGLELPWSIEWLNPLNVSGQLSMLFSTGAYFIEYYQNGGTTMVTLISELGLAIGFIVLLASLYLLVRRPAGTLVVLGGLLLMLGHVRPAEAIEIRSRGDISVDAGEIVDDTFVAFGRTVRIDGEVTGDLITFAQSIEINGTVLGDIYSFGRTIEVDGRAGGGFAGFGQVIRIGDSIGQSVYGFAQSLRSSRDATIAGDLFAFGEDVNVGGSVGRNATVFASTLTISGDVKRDVTFRGQVATVQSSAVIGGNLDVGLPDVEDLEVDSAAAISGETIVDVPEPGREEEEKDGILSVWTIAWTVLWLVTAFLSGLLLLWALPALRRVPLDNLTGILTSAGLGFVLATATPILAVVLAVTLIGLPAGLVVGAVWALSLYVSKIVVAHFLGNALLRPKQEGVRSLLLPLLAGLVLVLIAVSLPYVGWVINLLLVIIGLGAMGQALYRSAGNRVAAA
- a CDS encoding RNA polymerase sigma factor → MKLSRSAIRSRIVNTTKSGESATGFEFDETYRTHYRRILALCRYLLKSVYEAEDAAQEVFLRAYRSRSTMDASKSPLNWLLKTATNHCLDRLRRRNREVNFYESADPEQVGPSKVSEDTLEILVRAEKGDQVRSAIQSLPDRYRVPLVLAYYNEFTYDEISHALNLNRNTVATLIYRARRRLREELTGLCRP